A single Theropithecus gelada isolate Dixy chromosome 7b, Tgel_1.0, whole genome shotgun sequence DNA region contains:
- the PNP gene encoding purine nucleoside phosphorylase yields MENGYTYEDYKNTAEWLLSHTKHRPQVAIICGSGLGGLTDKLTEAQIFDYSEIPNFPQSTVPGHVGRLVFGFLNGRACVIMQGRFHMYEGYSLWKVTFPVRVFHLLGVHTLVVTNAAGGLNPKFEVGDIMLIRDHINLPGFSGQNPLRGPNDERFGVRFPAMSDAYDRTMRQRALSMWKQMGEQRELQEGTYVMLAGPSFETVAESRLLQKLGADAVGMSTVPEVIVARHCGLRVFGFSLITNKVIMDYESLEKANHEEVLAAGKQATQKLEQLVSILMASIPLPDKAS; encoded by the exons ATGGAGAACGG ATACACATATGAAGATTATAAGAACACTGCAGAATGGCTTCTGTCTCACACTAAGCACCGACCTCAAGTTGCAATAATCTGTGGTTCTGGATTAGGAGGTCTGACTGATAAATTAACTGAGGCCCAGATCTTTGACTACAGTGAAATCCCCAACTTTCCCCAAAGTACAG TGCCAGGTCATGTTGGCCGACTGGTGTTTGGGTTCCTGAATGGCAGAGCCTGTGTGATAATGCAGGGCAGGTTCCATATGTATGAAGGGTACTCGCTCTGGAAG GTGACATTCCCAGTGAGGGTTTTCCACCTTCTGGGTGTGCACACCCTGGTGGTCACCAATGCAGCAGGAGGGCTGAACCCCAAGTTTGAGGTTGGAGATATCATGCTGATCCGTGACCATATCAACCTACCTGGTTTCAGTGGTCAGAACCCTCTCAGAGGGCCCAATGATGAAAG GTTTGGAGTTCGTTTCCCTGCCATGTCTGATGCCTACGACCGGACTATGAGGCAGAGGGCTCTCAGTATGTGGAAACAAATGGGGGAGCAACGTGAGCTACAGGAAGGCACCTATGTGATGCTGGCAGGCCCCAGCTTTGAGACTGTGGCAGAATCTCGTCTGCTGCAGAAGCTGGGAGCAGATGCTGTTG GCATGAGTACAGTACCAGAAGTTATCGTTGCACGGCACTGTGGACTTCGAGTCTTCGGCTTCTCACTCATCACCAACAAGGTCATCATGGATTATGAAAGCCTGGAGAAGGCCAACCATGAAGAAGTATTAGCGGCTGGCAAACAAGCTACACAGAAATTGGAACAGTTGGTCTCCATTCTTATGGCCAGCATTCCACTCCCTGACAAAGCCAGTTGA